In Methylovirgula sp., a single genomic region encodes these proteins:
- a CDS encoding GtrA family protein, translating into MSFGMIGLINTIAYAAISIAFVHCGINAIVASLFAYLLCALWSYWTNARFTFESRAPHAVAAPRFLGMTILSGGIATTILFVLHKIGVSIEMALVLTSVSVPMANYAAAEFFVFRSPA; encoded by the coding sequence ATGTCGTTCGGGATGATCGGCCTAATTAATACGATTGCTTATGCGGCGATATCGATCGCTTTTGTTCACTGTGGAATAAATGCAATAGTTGCGTCTCTCTTTGCGTATTTGTTATGCGCGCTTTGGTCCTATTGGACGAACGCGCGTTTCACCTTCGAGTCACGTGCCCCGCACGCCGTCGCGGCGCCGCGCTTTCTCGGTATGACCATTCTTTCCGGCGGCATCGCAACCACAATTCTGTTCGTGCTGCATAAAATCGGAGTTTCTATCGAAATGGCGCTCGTGCTGACAAGCGTGTCGGTGCCCATGGCGAATTACGCAGCGGCAGAATTCTTTGTCTTTCGATCGCCGGCTTGA
- a CDS encoding methyltransferase domain-containing protein, with product MTSTFDNHAARYSDEVQSSISFSGLRHDFFLQAKVDVLARTLRRNFGAAPPGTALDIGCGVGLLHPYIEPLFGKLTGADISAASIEQAQRLSPSVAYSMMGESLPYDDGAFDVTLTVCVLHHVPPERWDSFTREMRRVTRPGGLVCVIEHNPFNPLTQLAISRCSFDADAVLLRASKTRELLRKAGAKKITTEFFLTLPARGGFFGRLGRLAGRLPIGAQYLTAARA from the coding sequence GTGACCAGCACTTTCGACAACCATGCCGCCCGCTATTCCGACGAGGTACAGTCGTCGATCAGTTTTTCTGGACTACGACACGATTTCTTCCTTCAGGCTAAAGTTGATGTCCTTGCTCGCACGCTGCGCCGTAATTTTGGCGCAGCGCCACCCGGGACCGCGCTCGATATAGGTTGCGGAGTGGGCCTACTTCATCCTTACATCGAGCCGTTATTCGGAAAACTTACTGGCGCTGACATCTCTGCTGCCAGCATAGAACAGGCCCAGCGCTTAAGCCCGAGCGTTGCATACTCGATGATGGGCGAGTCATTGCCCTATGATGATGGCGCCTTCGACGTGACGTTGACCGTGTGCGTTCTCCATCATGTACCACCAGAACGTTGGGATTCGTTTACGCGTGAAATGCGTCGTGTCACGCGTCCCGGAGGCTTGGTTTGCGTGATTGAACATAATCCTTTCAATCCGCTGACTCAGCTTGCGATCAGCCGATGCAGCTTCGACGCCGACGCGGTCTTATTGCGCGCTTCGAAAACTCGCGAACTGCTGCGAAAGGCCGGTGCAAAAAAAATAACAACGGAATTTTTCCTCACTCTCCCAGCGCGCGGCGGCTTCTTCGGGCGGCTCGGAAGGCTTGCCGGACGACTGCCGATCGGTGCGCAATATCTAACCGCTGCGCGGGCGTGA
- a CDS encoding alpha/beta fold hydrolase: MRTSDADILIIPGLGGSGPDHWQSRWQAKLSTARRVEQTDWDRPLLADWRAAIATAVAEAQRPVILVAHSLGAITVADIAAELGDRVKGGFLVAPPSVRAIREIEGVDPRFAEGPFAALPFPSVLVASRDDPYATFEESEDFARGWQAEIADAGNAGHINAASGHGPWPEGLMRLAGFLKNL, from the coding sequence ATGCGGACCAGCGACGCCGATATTCTGATCATCCCCGGCCTCGGCGGCTCGGGGCCGGATCATTGGCAGTCGCGTTGGCAGGCGAAACTTTCGACCGCACGGCGCGTCGAGCAAACGGATTGGGACCGCCCCCTGCTCGCTGACTGGCGCGCGGCCATTGCCACCGCCGTGGCAGAGGCTCAAAGGCCCGTCATTCTCGTCGCGCATAGTCTCGGCGCAATCACTGTCGCCGATATCGCGGCCGAACTTGGCGACCGGGTGAAAGGCGGCTTTCTCGTCGCGCCGCCGTCAGTGCGCGCGATCCGCGAGATCGAAGGCGTCGATCCGCGATTTGCGGAGGGGCCGTTTGCAGCCCTGCCCTTCCCGTCGGTTCTTGTAGCAAGCCGCGACGACCCTTACGCAACGTTCGAGGAATCGGAAGATTTCGCCCGTGGCTGGCAGGCCGAGATCGCCGACGCTGGCAATGCGGGCCACATCAATGCTGCGAGCGGCCACGGCCCCTGGCCGGAGGGATTGATGCGGCTTGCGGGGTTTCTGAAGAATCTATAA